The nucleotide sequence AAGGCCCTTGAAGACCACGGCTACAGCCAGCTGATCTTTTTCAGCTACATTCCGCAGTGGTCGGCCTATGGCGACTGGTTTGCCCAGCTGTGGGCCGAAAGCCTGGGCAAGGACGGGCAGGGCAGCCAGCCAGTGCCGGCCACCGGCGTGACGGACCAGCACTCCATCAACCAGATGTTTTTGAGCGGGCCCCGCAACAAGGGATGCATCTTTTTGACCAGCCGTGATCAGGCGCAAGGCCCCAACTTTGGCATGGATGTGCCCGACCAGTGGGCATGGCTGCGGGCCAAACCCTTTGGCAGCCTGCTGGAGGCCGAGGCCCTGGGAACGCGCATGGCCTTGTGCCAGAAGGGCGTACCCCTGCTGCATGTCGAGATGCACAACAGCGGCCCCCGCGCGGCGGGTTCGCTTATGCTGCTGCTTGAGGCGGCCACGCTGTTTACCGGCTGGCTCATGGGCATCAACCCGCTGGATCAACCCTCGGTAGAGCTGGGCAAGCGCCTGGCCAACGCCCGCCTGGGGGCGGGGGGCTATGCGCAGGAAGAGGCCGATCTGGCGGAATATCTGGCAGTGCCCAGGATGGAGCAAGGCTTTTAGGCGGCCTGCGCGCTGCGCGACTGCGCGCGGCGCAGGGCCGGCTTTTGCCTGTTGAGCCTCCGGCGGTTTTTTATTGTGTGCTGAAATATGCTTCAGGAATGGCGAAGGCCGCAACAGCGGCCTTCGTATGCCTGGGGTTTTTGAAACCTGTCGCGTGTCGGCGGCTTTGCGGCGGGGCGCAGCGGTCGTTTTCCTGCGTCCCGGTGGCGTTGCCATAGGGCTGCGTCCTCCTCAGCCGCCGCGCGCGCAAAGGCATTGCCATGTTCAGAAAAAAGCAGCGCAACGAGGCCTGCATCCGTCAGTGCGAGGATGTCTGCGCTCAAACAGTAGAAGCGGAAAGCGCCCTGCCAAGCTACGCCCGGACGCTTTCGTGGCTCTCGCTGGTGGTCATTTTGCTGACCAGCCTGGGGCTTTCGTTCTTTATTTCCAATTCTGCCCGCGAGACGCTGCTCACCCGGCAGGAGAACTTTGCCCAGCAGCTGGTGGAAAATCTCAACAGCCAGATTTTCCGGCGGTTTGCCCTGCCTACGCTGCTGGGGTATGGCCGCATTGCCCTGCGCCAGCCCGAGCAGTACGACAGGCTTGATCAGGTGGTGCAGTCCGTCATCCACGGTTTGCCGGTGGAGCGGCTGCGCATCTATGATTTTTCGCGTCTGGTGGCCTATTCGACCAACAAGGAAGACCTTGGCCGCGCCGGGCTTTCGCCGCCGTATCTCGACGAAATACTGCAGGGCGGTGCGCCCCGGTCCGAGATCATTTCGTCCATGCCGGTCTGGCAGGCTCCCTTTCGCGTGCCCCTGCAGGAAGGCTCCTTTGTGTTGCGCGTGCTTTATCCCCTGCGCGGCGAACCCCTGCATCCGGGCGAAGAACCCCCGATCATGGGCGCGCTGGAGCTTACCCAGGACATTACCGGCGACTATGAACAGGTGCTGACCTTTCAGGGCATCATTGTGGTCATGTGTCTGCTTTCGTCGGTGGTGATGTTCGGCCTGTTGCTCATGCTCATTCACAGGTCCGAGCGGGTACTGGCCGCGCGTATGTACAAAAACCGCATTCTCGAAAACCAGCTGCACAGCAAC is from Desulfovibrio desulfuricans and encodes:
- a CDS encoding sensor histidine kinase, coding for MFRKKQRNEACIRQCEDVCAQTVEAESALPSYARTLSWLSLVVILLTSLGLSFFISNSARETLLTRQENFAQQLVENLNSQIFRRFALPTLLGYGRIALRQPEQYDRLDQVVQSVIHGLPVERLRIYDFSRLVAYSTNKEDLGRAGLSPPYLDEILQGGAPRSEIISSMPVWQAPFRVPLQEGSFVLRVLYPLRGEPLHPGEEPPIMGALELTQDITGDYEQVLTFQGIIVVMCLLSSVVMFGLLLMLIHRSERVLAARMYKNRILENQLHSNERLVSMGRVVASIAHEIRNPLGIIRSSAELLQRRTDKADASTRRILGAIYDEAVRLSQTVNDFLDYARPRQPKQDVVDLNLVLDQVLAFLEGEMGRCGVALERQCEEGLFSSGDKDLLYRAFYNILVNGQQAMEGPGIMRITGRNDDGGSVCIEFLDSGPGFDPTTLPNLLDPFFTTKDGGTGLGLPIVQSIISSHGGTIQLENGPNGGALVRVLLPRAPAGA